In Lacrimispora indolis DSM 755, a genomic segment contains:
- a CDS encoding J domain-containing protein, whose translation MLDYYKILGVLPQATEKDIKAAYRKLAKEYHPDVVQDDPDGNKKMYEIQEAYGILGDAEKRKQYDSFRKEKKERGTAKREDSREQRERPGNAAPDMSQFERFFGFQPGKGMETYRGTGDGAKKHDGPVNTNELFSAFFGVKK comes from the coding sequence ATGCTTGATTACTATAAAATCCTTGGGGTCCTTCCTCAGGCAACAGAAAAAGATATTAAGGCCGCTTACCGAAAGCTGGCTAAGGAATATCATCCGGATGTGGTACAGGATGACCCGGATGGAAATAAAAAGATGTATGAGATCCAGGAAGCCTATGGGATTCTGGGTGATGCAGAGAAAAGGAAACAGTATGATTCTTTCCGAAAAGAAAAAAAGGAAAGAGGAACGGCTAAAAGGGAAGACTCCCGGGAACAAAGAGAGAGACCGGGAAATGCAGCTCCGGATATGAGCCAGTTTGAACGCTTCTTTGGATTTCAGCCGGGAAAAGGGATGGAGACATATCGCGGAACCGGGGATGGGGCGAAAAAACATGACGGACCAGTCAATACCAATGAGCTGTTTTCTGCATTTTTTGGCGTGAAAAAATAA
- a CDS encoding vWA domain-containing protein yields MKRFKTVSFLLSCLFFISISFCSSGEEIASGKNGLDVMFVMDYSGSMSANDPDHTAIGMVKAFIDTVHSADIRIGFVAYNDHIVSSAAPVSVRTQEERDALKALMDSAGYSGNTDIGLGLNYAYGLTGQENGRKCMIVLISDGETDLKGSRAGRTREISDQDLRNTVEACRSRNIPLYTVAFGKYDGSKEILKEISSQTGGQNYTVEKPETLIEVLYGIFHDNMAYRIQEIAGGIYGEGSQSLRIKLDDSHLDEMDVLMISPQQIGDTTVVYGEQQIKPVNLVHYSVAKVSDIKKDISEMNIQTNTRKNQELKIYLISYRDLTPVMEIETAIARNKPLSYKIYFKDKSGSVIKDEAFYANFTPKVVIYPDGQSDSDRRDVETTVKEGILAGEMVLTQSGTYYIEARLDDRMESCIFNTVRIQVINTPPTGELPKNIHYNPLSREKQLVLNNYFIDSDGDGIFYTLEQDAGDLAEVGLNNGILTIKPVKAGSRNLILKISDGEAAISYTYSLEIIPLWKAYWWVIVLVLAAAGAVIWRLFHKPKPELEVITEKKAQNRFQGKMDAYFMEQPEEEEEIPPLTFPMYKIKDNRVSLGDLMKEYPGASESLGLDHIFLIADEDRRMILYHSSESSLMIGSSIMCKKIQYSVSFGDIISITSPDGAYDLEIHYISMIQ; encoded by the coding sequence ATGAAAAGGTTCAAGACAGTTTCATTTTTATTAAGTTGTCTCTTTTTTATTTCTATCTCGTTTTGTTCGTCTGGAGAGGAAATAGCAAGTGGGAAAAACGGTCTGGATGTCATGTTTGTCATGGACTATAGCGGCTCTATGTCTGCCAATGATCCGGATCACACTGCCATCGGTATGGTAAAAGCGTTTATTGATACAGTCCACAGTGCTGATATCCGAATTGGGTTTGTAGCATATAATGACCATATTGTGTCATCTGCGGCTCCTGTTTCTGTGAGGACTCAGGAAGAGAGGGATGCATTAAAAGCTCTGATGGATTCCGCCGGATATTCGGGAAATACGGACATTGGTTTAGGATTGAACTATGCATATGGTCTGACCGGACAGGAAAACGGACGAAAGTGCATGATTGTTCTAATCTCGGATGGAGAAACGGATTTAAAAGGTTCCCGGGCCGGAAGGACCAGAGAAATCTCTGATCAGGACTTAAGAAATACGGTAGAGGCCTGCCGATCCCGGAATATACCGCTTTATACGGTGGCTTTCGGCAAATATGACGGCAGCAAAGAGATTCTGAAGGAAATTTCCAGCCAGACAGGAGGACAAAATTATACGGTTGAAAAGCCGGAAACCTTGATTGAAGTACTGTATGGGATTTTTCATGACAACATGGCTTACCGTATTCAGGAAATTGCGGGCGGCATTTATGGAGAAGGCAGCCAGAGCCTTCGCATTAAGCTTGATGATTCTCATTTAGATGAGATGGACGTCCTGATGATATCGCCTCAGCAAATTGGAGATACTACGGTTGTTTACGGAGAGCAGCAGATAAAACCGGTTAATCTGGTTCACTATTCTGTGGCAAAAGTATCAGACATAAAAAAAGATATCAGTGAAATGAACATACAGACCAATACAAGAAAGAATCAGGAGCTAAAGATTTATCTGATCAGCTACCGGGACCTGACTCCTGTTATGGAAATAGAAACAGCAATTGCAAGAAACAAGCCATTGTCTTATAAGATCTATTTTAAGGATAAAAGCGGGTCTGTGATCAAGGACGAGGCCTTTTATGCGAACTTCACTCCAAAGGTGGTGATTTATCCGGACGGGCAGTCGGACAGTGACAGAAGGGATGTTGAAACCACCGTCAAGGAAGGGATTCTTGCAGGAGAAATGGTATTAACCCAGTCAGGGACTTATTACATAGAAGCCCGTTTGGATGACAGGATGGAGTCTTGCATCTTTAATACAGTAAGAATTCAGGTGATTAACACACCTCCTACGGGAGAACTTCCAAAGAACATTCATTATAATCCTTTATCCAGGGAAAAACAGTTGGTACTTAACAATTATTTTATTGATTCTGATGGAGACGGTATTTTTTATACTTTGGAACAGGATGCCGGTGATCTGGCAGAGGTCGGTCTGAATAATGGAATCCTTACTATTAAACCGGTAAAAGCAGGAAGCCGAAATCTGATACTGAAGATATCTGATGGAGAGGCAGCAATATCCTATACCTATTCCTTGGAGATAATCCCATTGTGGAAAGCATACTGGTGGGTTATTGTTCTCGTTCTGGCAGCCGCAGGTGCTGTCATTTGGAGACTGTTTCATAAACCAAAGCCTGAACTGGAAGTGATTACGGAAAAGAAAGCTCAGAACCGATTCCAGGGAAAAATGGATGCCTATTTTATGGAGCAGCCGGAGGAAGAAGAGGAGATACCTCCTCTTACATTTCCCATGTATAAGATCAAGGATAACCGGGTAAGCCTTGGAGACTTAATGAAAGAATATCCAGGCGCTTCTGAATCCCTGGGACTGGATCACATATTCCTCATAGCGGATGAAGACAGGAGGATGATTTTGTATCATTCTTCAGAGTCTTCGCTTATGATCGGAAGTTCCATTATGTGCAAAAAGATACAGTACAGCGTAAGCTTTGGTGATATCATATCCATTACATCTCCGGATGGAGCTTATGATCTGGAGATTCACTATATTTCCATGATTCAATAG
- a CDS encoding accessory gene regulator ArgB-like protein, with amino-acid sequence MKRFELMLARYAYKRDSLSSVSFETYEYAAQVTLEMLMGVLANIAIALCLNMKLEAVVFFLVFCVLRSYAGGLHLDKFSHCFLFSFAVTTGSMLLVKYMNVSLAVSGIMMGGGLIAFWLTKPVNDKNRDVNEEEDAYFKSKLRQSLSIITIAYFTTALLSFLRYSFLIALTVDVVYILMILGKWKNKSTV; translated from the coding sequence GTGAAAAGGTTTGAACTCATGTTGGCAAGGTATGCATATAAAAGAGATAGCTTATCATCAGTATCATTTGAAACCTACGAATACGCAGCACAGGTGACATTAGAAATGCTGATGGGGGTATTGGCAAATATAGCGATCGCACTTTGTCTTAATATGAAGCTGGAAGCAGTTGTGTTTTTTTTGGTATTCTGTGTGTTGCGTTCCTATGCCGGAGGGTTGCATTTGGACAAATTCAGTCATTGCTTTTTGTTTTCCTTTGCTGTTACGACAGGATCCATGTTGCTTGTAAAGTACATGAATGTATCACTTGCGGTATCGGGAATCATGATGGGGGGAGGATTGATAGCCTTTTGGCTTACAAAACCTGTGAACGATAAAAACAGAGATGTTAATGAAGAAGAAGATGCTTATTTCAAAAGTAAGTTAAGGCAGTCTCTTAGTATCATTACGATAGCTTATTTTACAACAGCGCTTTTATCATTCTTAAGGTATTCCTTTTTAATCGCCTTGACGGTGGATGTTGTGTACATACTTATGATTTTAGGAAAGTGGAAAAATAAAAGCACGGTATGA
- a CDS encoding cyclic lactone autoinducer peptide, whose protein sequence is MGFMKKLKRNHSVFNFLILSVILYSANARCCWISHQPKMTEDVRKFKRF, encoded by the coding sequence ATGGGATTTATGAAAAAGCTTAAAAGGAATCATTCAGTGTTTAATTTTTTAATTTTATCGGTAATTCTTTATAGCGCAAATGCTCGTTGTTGCTGGATATCTCATCAGCCAAAAATGACAGAAGATGTTAGAAAGTTTAAGAGGTTTTAA
- a CDS encoding ATP-binding protein — MNAVKMIFTSISMSLYSTLLLKVYLDIFLAKKSRYAGVAGWALFFLWQFCINMELIYFHPVINLILTLTTVLSVGIISYEGILWKRFTFPITFVMMWMLLEGIGDAGYLFLNNGQNPSFMINSIFAKFLLFLIVMGIRWFMNRHGGGMVPYGGGAYLTIFLLSGLILYPVFYMLVETSDRKVTDSFGWLLMAALILTIMNLSIYPIYLRLVETIQVKRNAHMYVKQLEYYGRQHDLEEAASAEIQEMKHDMKQRLIYLQELVKSDQKEKLLTTLENLIGQSVSIGRLESKTGNLIIDAMVNHIWEKTSKKEIRLHTKLEVPGVMKIKDEDLGVLLGNAFDNAVEASEYVEKDKREIWIEITHEKGYLYIFVRNRYQGKIEHDKEHRLVSRKEESFHGWGIYSMKKIAKRYHGQVKLDWEGDIFSLETILYDDI; from the coding sequence ATGAATGCAGTCAAGATGATTTTCACAAGCATTAGCATGTCATTGTATTCTACGCTTTTACTGAAAGTGTATCTGGATATTTTTCTTGCAAAGAAAAGCCGATATGCGGGAGTGGCCGGCTGGGCTCTTTTTTTTCTATGGCAGTTTTGCATAAATATGGAATTGATATATTTCCATCCCGTAATAAACCTGATATTGACATTAACGACAGTTTTGTCAGTTGGCATTATTTCTTATGAAGGAATCTTGTGGAAGCGGTTTACATTTCCTATAACTTTTGTAATGATGTGGATGCTTTTGGAGGGAATTGGGGATGCAGGCTATTTATTTTTGAATAATGGGCAAAATCCATCATTTATGATTAACTCTATTTTTGCAAAATTTTTACTGTTCTTAATAGTGATGGGAATCCGTTGGTTCATGAACCGCCATGGAGGCGGAATGGTTCCCTATGGCGGAGGCGCCTATTTAACCATTTTTTTGTTATCAGGACTGATCCTGTATCCCGTATTTTATATGCTGGTAGAAACGTCGGATAGAAAAGTAACGGATTCCTTTGGCTGGCTGCTGATGGCTGCATTGATATTAACAATTATGAATCTATCCATTTATCCCATTTATTTAAGATTAGTGGAAACGATTCAGGTGAAGAGAAATGCCCATATGTATGTAAAGCAACTGGAATACTATGGAAGACAGCATGATTTGGAGGAAGCAGCGTCGGCAGAAATACAGGAAATGAAGCACGATATGAAACAGCGCTTAATCTATTTGCAAGAGCTTGTGAAATCTGACCAAAAAGAAAAATTATTAACAACTTTGGAGAATTTGATAGGTCAGTCAGTGAGCATTGGTCGATTGGAGTCAAAAACAGGGAATTTAATAATAGACGCTATGGTAAACCATATATGGGAAAAAACCAGTAAAAAAGAGATACGTTTACATACAAAGCTGGAAGTACCTGGGGTTATGAAAATTAAAGATGAAGATCTTGGGGTACTGCTGGGAAATGCCTTCGATAATGCGGTAGAGGCCTCTGAGTATGTAGAAAAAGATAAGCGAGAGATCTGGATAGAGATAACCCATGAAAAAGGATATTTGTATATTTTTGTTAGAAACCGCTATCAGGGAAAAATAGAGCATGATAAGGAACACAGGCTGGTAAGCCGGAAGGAAGAGTCTTTTCATGGCTGGGGGATTTATTCGATGAAGAAGATTGCAAAAAGATACCATGGGCAAGTGAAGCTGGATTGGGAAGGAGATATATTTTCACTGGAGACTATATTATATGACGATATATAG
- a CDS encoding LytR/AlgR family response regulator transcription factor: MIEIAVCDDEFYLLKRLEEYLLELGKNAGIQVEVECYEDGSDLVQAVIEGRRFDIIYLDVRMKYMNGLEAAYKIREIDRTVQMVYVTSHDGYMKDAFRVAPIGFLTKPIKKNEFEETFYYVLRIVEEQDSYYRFQYKKSDYKVLIRDILYFESKLRVAEIALQDGLLKEYKALNKIEKNLENSKGKFLRIHKSYLVNYQHVIRMGYEEVEMPKGIILPLSRAYKKAVDDKLRQYKKR, encoded by the coding sequence GTGATTGAGATTGCTGTTTGTGATGATGAGTTTTACTTGTTGAAAAGGCTGGAGGAATACTTGCTGGAACTTGGGAAGAATGCCGGAATTCAAGTAGAAGTGGAGTGTTATGAAGATGGGAGCGATCTGGTTCAGGCGGTAATCGAAGGAAGGCGGTTTGATATAATCTATTTGGATGTACGGATGAAATATATGAATGGCCTGGAAGCGGCATATAAAATACGTGAAATAGACCGTACAGTACAGATGGTGTATGTAACATCTCATGATGGCTACATGAAAGACGCCTTCCGGGTAGCTCCAATTGGTTTTCTTACAAAGCCTATAAAAAAGAATGAATTTGAAGAAACCTTTTATTATGTTTTAAGGATTGTGGAAGAGCAGGATTCGTATTACCGTTTCCAATATAAGAAATCGGATTATAAAGTGTTAATCCGTGATATTCTGTATTTTGAAAGCAAGCTTCGAGTGGCGGAAATTGCTTTGCAAGATGGTCTTTTAAAAGAATATAAAGCATTGAATAAGATAGAAAAAAATCTGGAAAACAGCAAAGGGAAATTTTTAAGGATACATAAATCATATCTGGTAAATTACCAGCATGTTATCCGTATGGGGTATGAAGAGGTGGAAATGCCGAAAGGAATCATCTTACCATTAAGCAGGGCGTATAAAAAGGCGGTGGATGATAAATTGAGGCAGTATAAAAAGAGGTAA
- a CDS encoding carbohydrate ABC transporter permease — protein sequence MTAASKKQMWRLFKFVVLTAFLVLTMFPFLWMLLTSLKGSQGEIYAFPVKYLPDPVSLVNYAAMLWKGNFARYLCNSFFTSSVAAACSVFISILASYVISRFRFRFKNVLLLFFLVTQMIPMFIMLAPLYQMLGKMRMLNNLYGLAMLYTNMMIPFSVVTLCGFFDGVPKSLEEAAWIDGCGYLQALFQVIVPVIMPGIAATFIFAFINSWNELFMSVMFIDVDKFKTIPVGLNALILKYDIKWGEMAAGTIMSLIPTMCLFTFAQKYMIEGLTAGSVKG from the coding sequence ATGACTGCAGCGAGTAAAAAACAGATGTGGAGATTATTTAAGTTTGTCGTACTAACTGCCTTTCTTGTGCTGACCATGTTCCCTTTCCTATGGATGCTGCTGACTTCCTTAAAGGGATCTCAGGGCGAGATTTACGCATTCCCGGTGAAATATTTACCGGATCCGGTCTCTTTGGTCAATTACGCGGCAATGCTCTGGAAAGGTAATTTTGCAAGATATTTATGCAATTCATTTTTTACATCTTCTGTTGCAGCAGCCTGCTCGGTTTTCATATCCATTCTGGCCAGTTACGTCATCAGCAGATTCCGTTTCCGCTTTAAAAATGTGCTGCTGCTGTTTTTTCTGGTGACCCAGATGATACCCATGTTCATCATGCTGGCGCCGTTGTATCAGATGTTAGGCAAGATGCGGATGCTGAATAATCTGTATGGCCTGGCAATGCTGTATACCAATATGATGATACCATTTTCCGTTGTGACGTTATGCGGCTTTTTTGACGGAGTGCCCAAATCTCTGGAAGAAGCGGCATGGATTGATGGCTGCGGCTATTTGCAGGCATTGTTTCAGGTGATTGTGCCGGTCATTATGCCAGGCATTGCCGCCACATTCATCTTTGCGTTCATCAATTCCTGGAATGAACTTTTTATGTCGGTTATGTTTATTGATGTGGACAAATTTAAGACAATACCGGTAGGGCTTAATGCCCTGATCTTAAAATATGATATTAAATGGGGGGAAATGGCAGCAGGAACCATTATGTCATTGATCCCTACCATGTGTTTGTTTACTTTTGCTCAGAAATATATGATAGAAGGGCTTACAGCTGGGTCGGTGAAAGGCTGA
- a CDS encoding carbohydrate ABC transporter permease: MKQKSRLQLKRACFIFLMVLPAVIIPIIFTYYPMIRGSMMAFQSYNLMNIKNIKWVGFDNFKKLFEHSASNTFYSTMWNTVKWVGISLFFQFVTGFAMALLLKKKFKGSGVYQGLIFFPWAVSGFIIGIMWRWMFNGTSGVINDLLMKLHLIRLPVGWLASKNTALYSCIIANIWYGIPFFTIMITAALRGVPEELYEAADVDGANPFQKFSAITVPCIRSVLLLTVLLRVIWIFNFPDLIYSMTQGGPAGSSNIITSYMMQLVQSLDYGMASAVGVLCILFLMIFASFYLTLTKYTDKEA, encoded by the coding sequence ATGAAACAAAAATCGAGACTGCAATTAAAAAGAGCCTGTTTTATCTTTCTTATGGTTCTTCCCGCCGTCATCATTCCTATTATATTTACTTACTATCCTATGATCAGGGGTTCCATGATGGCCTTCCAAAGCTATAACCTGATGAATATTAAAAACATCAAATGGGTGGGATTTGATAATTTTAAAAAGCTATTTGAACACAGTGCCAGCAACACCTTCTATTCCACCATGTGGAATACCGTCAAGTGGGTGGGGATTTCCCTGTTTTTCCAGTTTGTAACAGGGTTTGCCATGGCACTGCTCTTAAAAAAGAAGTTTAAGGGAAGCGGTGTGTACCAGGGCCTGATTTTTTTCCCCTGGGCAGTCTCCGGATTTATTATCGGAATCATGTGGCGCTGGATGTTTAACGGTACCTCCGGCGTAATTAATGACCTGCTGATGAAATTGCACTTGATCCGCCTTCCTGTAGGCTGGCTGGCAAGTAAGAATACGGCGCTGTATTCCTGTATTATAGCAAATATATGGTATGGGATCCCATTTTTTACAATCATGATCACGGCTGCCTTAAGAGGGGTTCCGGAAGAACTATATGAAGCTGCTGATGTGGATGGGGCAAACCCGTTTCAGAAGTTTTCCGCAATCACAGTGCCTTGTATCCGTTCCGTGTTATTGCTGACGGTTTTACTCAGAGTGATCTGGATCTTTAATTTTCCGGATCTGATTTATTCCATGACACAGGGAGGACCGGCGGGTTCTTCCAATATCATCACTTCCTACATGATGCAGCTGGTCCAGAGTCTGGACTATGGCATGGCTTCCGCCGTGGGTGTGCTGTGCATCCTGTTTCTTATGATATTTGCTTCGTTTTACTTAACACTTACCAAATATACGGATAAGGAGGCATGA
- a CDS encoding ABC transporter substrate-binding protein has translation MRKKRAAALALAVAAVLSGCSGNTATEATTSASGETAKTESTKEDSGKTGETVTISLVESLTSPERTVILREIADKYETEHPNVKIDIVSPPLENADAKITQMLMNGSGVDIVEVRDSTITQFVTNEWIADLQKYLDSWSEKDTLTDSAKEVIHYMKDGAYMVPYGFYQRGLYYRADWFKEKGLKQPETWQDIYDSGVAITDPASSRFGYSFRGGTSGYQYADTIYWSWIGTDKLADSNAGYFLKDGNGATIFTLPEVKEALHFYKDLFKNASPTDSIAWGFSEMVQGFVGGTTSMLIQDPEVIATCSADLQDDQWDLVPFPKGPSGQAVFPNGFAGWGMTSFTEHPDEAADFLLYLSNSENNTYFAKNYSTIPIHSNAAEKDSYFSEARFAMYMDMAKEPEVYRHAAYPQMYEAFATYKTEVDTMYQKYLTDEITDDDLLKWLDEFWTKAYQDEGQKW, from the coding sequence ATGAGAAAAAAGAGAGCAGCAGCATTGGCGCTGGCAGTGGCGGCGGTTCTGTCAGGATGCAGCGGAAACACAGCCACAGAAGCGACAACATCAGCAAGCGGGGAAACTGCAAAGACAGAAAGCACCAAGGAAGACAGCGGAAAGACGGGGGAAACGGTCACCATCAGCCTGGTAGAGTCCCTGACAAGTCCGGAACGAACGGTTATTTTACGGGAAATTGCAGATAAGTATGAAACAGAGCATCCCAATGTCAAGATTGATATTGTGTCCCCGCCGTTGGAGAATGCCGATGCCAAAATCACCCAGATGCTGATGAATGGAAGCGGTGTGGATATTGTAGAAGTGAGAGATTCCACAATCACCCAGTTTGTCACCAATGAATGGATTGCAGATCTTCAGAAATATTTGGATAGCTGGTCAGAAAAAGACACTTTGACAGATTCGGCCAAGGAAGTGATCCATTATATGAAAGACGGAGCTTACATGGTCCCTTATGGATTCTATCAGAGAGGTCTTTACTACAGGGCCGACTGGTTTAAGGAAAAAGGCTTGAAGCAGCCTGAAACCTGGCAGGACATTTATGATTCAGGGGTTGCCATTACGGATCCGGCAAGCAGCCGCTTTGGTTATTCGTTCCGCGGCGGCACAAGCGGTTACCAGTATGCGGATACAATCTACTGGAGCTGGATCGGTACCGATAAGCTTGCAGATTCCAATGCCGGTTATTTTTTAAAGGATGGCAATGGGGCAACCATTTTTACATTGCCGGAGGTAAAGGAAGCACTTCATTTCTATAAGGATCTATTTAAAAATGCATCTCCTACGGATTCCATAGCATGGGGCTTTTCCGAAATGGTACAAGGCTTTGTTGGAGGAACCACCTCTATGCTGATTCAGGATCCGGAAGTGATTGCGACCTGCTCCGCTGATTTACAGGATGACCAGTGGGATCTGGTTCCCTTCCCCAAGGGACCATCCGGGCAGGCAGTTTTTCCAAACGGATTTGCCGGCTGGGGTATGACATCCTTTACGGAGCATCCCGATGAGGCAGCAGATTTCCTTTTGTACTTGTCCAATTCCGAGAATAATACATATTTTGCCAAGAATTATTCCACCATTCCGATTCACAGCAACGCGGCAGAAAAAGACAGTTATTTTTCAGAGGCACGGTTTGCCATGTATATGGATATGGCAAAAGAACCGGAAGTTTACCGTCATGCGGCATATCCTCAGATGTACGAAGCATTTGCTACCTATAAAACAGAAGTGGATACCATGTATCAGAAGTATTTGACCGACGAGATCACAGATGATGATCTGTTAAAATGGCTGGATGAATTCTGGACAAAAGCATATCAGGATGAAGGTCAGAAGTGGTAA
- a CDS encoding trans-sulfuration enzyme family protein has product MSDQSRYLKSDKLITAHYGEEYEHYYNAVVPPIFMNSLNVFETIDEYYDFDRTDKHKYCYGRVQNPTVRILEDKIAALEHGAGALAFASGMAAATTAVLTVCKTGSHVICIHNSYGPLRDFLTGYCKEHMDISTTFVKGDCLEEFEENITDKTDLIVLESPSSLVFSLQDIEAVSNIAKKHQALVYIDNTFCTPIYQQPLTLGADIVMHTTSKYIGGHSDIIGGMLAVKDPGLMKKLTANRELLGGIAGPMEAWLMIRGLRTMAVRIAQHQETAMAVARFLETHPKVKNVYYPGLESHPQYLLMKKQQSGNTGLLSFEIHGTLKDAEKLAESLRIFKIGVSWGGFESLAFLPHARMEEDRCKVLGGSQKIIRIHCGLEGTEALISDLESALAQI; this is encoded by the coding sequence ATGTCAGATCAGAGCCGTTACTTAAAAAGTGATAAATTAATTACAGCCCATTACGGAGAGGAATATGAGCATTACTATAATGCGGTTGTTCCGCCGATTTTCATGAATTCCCTTAATGTATTTGAAACCATAGATGAATACTATGATTTTGACCGGACGGATAAACACAAATATTGTTACGGCAGAGTACAGAATCCCACAGTCAGGATTCTGGAAGATAAAATTGCGGCTTTGGAGCATGGAGCAGGAGCCCTGGCATTTGCGTCGGGCATGGCGGCTGCAACAACAGCAGTACTGACCGTATGCAAAACAGGCAGTCATGTAATATGCATCCATAATTCCTATGGTCCGTTAAGAGATTTTCTGACCGGATACTGCAAAGAACACATGGACATTTCCACCACCTTTGTAAAGGGAGACTGTTTGGAGGAATTTGAAGAAAACATAACGGACAAAACAGACTTAATTGTTCTGGAAAGCCCTTCTTCTCTTGTATTTTCCCTCCAGGACATTGAAGCGGTCTCCAATATCGCAAAAAAACATCAGGCCCTTGTCTATATTGACAATACGTTCTGCACTCCCATTTACCAGCAGCCCCTTACTCTTGGCGCAGATATTGTAATGCACACCACTTCAAAGTATATTGGAGGCCACAGTGATATCATCGGAGGCATGCTGGCAGTGAAGGATCCTGGTTTGATGAAGAAACTGACAGCAAACAGGGAACTGTTAGGCGGTATTGCAGGACCCATGGAGGCCTGGCTGATGATCCGCGGACTTCGCACAATGGCTGTCCGCATTGCACAGCATCAGGAAACAGCGATGGCGGTCGCCAGGTTCCTGGAAACCCATCCCAAAGTAAAGAACGTGTATTATCCCGGTCTGGAATCTCATCCCCAATACCTGCTGATGAAGAAACAACAGTCAGGAAATACGGGACTTTTAAGCTTTGAGATTCATGGAACCTTAAAGGACGCTGAAAAACTAGCGGAAAGCCTTCGGATATTTAAGATCGGTGTATCATGGGGAGGGTTTGAAAGTCTGGCATTTTTACCCCATGCAAGGATGGAAGAGGATCGATGCAAGGTTTTGGGCGGCTCCCAGAAGATTATCCGAATTCATTGCGGATTGGAAGGTACAGAGGCCCTGATTTCAGATTTGGAATCGGCTCTTGCTCAAATATAA
- a CDS encoding FadR/GntR family transcriptional regulator — MANKIQRTSLQLEIIRYIQNYIEENDLKAGDRLPSQEQLLEMMGVSRTSLREAMKTLEARNVLEVRNGKGVYVGSQKDSAFLSLIDFTKEKGKLLEALEVRKILEREILRMVIHTVTEEELKELGDITKVLMEKYHQGVRQTEEDKLFHYTIYRLSHNDIMYQLILSISHVMDQFWEFPLNMEDPFLESLPLHEKLYEAIRGKNVKKAQIINEQLLDAVYRDIKKQI, encoded by the coding sequence ATGGCTAATAAGATACAACGGACATCCCTTCAGTTAGAGATTATTCGTTATATACAGAATTATATTGAAGAAAATGATTTAAAAGCAGGAGACAGGCTTCCTTCCCAGGAACAGCTGCTGGAAATGATGGGGGTAAGCAGAACTTCCTTAAGAGAAGCCATGAAGACCCTGGAGGCGCGTAATGTTCTGGAAGTGAGGAATGGAAAGGGTGTGTACGTAGGCAGTCAGAAGGACAGTGCATTTTTATCACTGATTGATTTTACCAAGGAAAAAGGAAAGCTTTTAGAAGCTCTGGAAGTGCGTAAGATTCTGGAACGTGAAATCCTCCGAATGGTGATACATACGGTTACCGAAGAAGAACTGAAAGAACTGGGTGATATTACCAAGGTATTAATGGAAAAATATCATCAGGGGGTAAGGCAGACAGAAGAGGACAAACTGTTCCATTATACCATATACCGTTTGTCCCATAATGATATTATGTATCAGTTGATTTTGTCCATCAGCCATGTAATGGATCAGTTCTGGGAATTTCCCCTCAATATGGAAGATCCTTTTTTAGAAAGCCTGCCATTGCATGAAAAACTGTATGAAGCGATCCGGGGAAAAAATGTGAAGAAAGCACAGATCATCAATGAACAATTGTTAGATGCAGTGTACCGGGATATTAAAAAGCAGATATAA